In one Neobacillus sp. CF12 genomic region, the following are encoded:
- a CDS encoding NAD(P)/FAD-dependent oxidoreductase, which produces MGKFDVIIIGSGHNALITAAYLTRAGRSVLVLEKNDRPGGFLRTEELTLPGFKHDVYAAAHPLFTTGPAYAELREDLEARGLRYLNTDLPTGVSIEDGRTSVLPTSFEELIAEVERLAPGDGTVLAGMFEQLNPYVNDVFGLFNMDLSSPEAAPIIQRLLHQEGGVGYSPFAASLVSTARNTVSSLQSPVTRAMLASWVTHLGRTPDEVGSGIWVPLTVMALMGGGMPIPEGGSEKLVQALAQLIMDQGGEILTKNQVERILVENGRAVGVRTSKGKKYRAKHAVVASTTPDQLYLSLLADTEISPPLRAQAKQYRYGRGCVQIHLALSEPPNWPDKRFNRVGQPHLTDGLDGFTLAIAQGAANLLPSNPTFTVDCSTNLDPTRAPSGKAIMRIQVLEVPIRPSGDAANLIDVGDGTWSHELTERFTERVLNVVSRHIPNIPSAIIGKYVVTPDTIAKYNPNAGPGDPYGGAHDLGQSYLLRPLPGQPGHQTAIPNVYMLGAATWPGHGVNGGSGYIVAQKLLTQ; this is translated from the coding sequence ATGGGAAAATTTGATGTAATTATTATTGGCAGCGGCCATAATGCGTTAATAACGGCTGCCTATTTAACACGGGCCGGGAGAAGTGTATTAGTTTTAGAAAAAAATGACCGTCCAGGAGGATTTCTTCGCACAGAAGAGCTGACACTGCCAGGTTTCAAACATGATGTCTATGCTGCTGCTCATCCGCTCTTTACAACCGGACCAGCTTACGCAGAGTTAAGAGAGGACTTAGAAGCACGCGGGCTTCGCTATTTAAATACAGACCTGCCGACTGGCGTTTCAATCGAAGACGGAAGAACATCGGTCCTTCCTACTTCCTTTGAGGAGCTCATTGCTGAGGTGGAACGGTTGGCTCCTGGTGATGGCACGGTGCTGGCAGGCATGTTTGAACAGTTAAATCCTTATGTAAACGATGTTTTTGGGTTATTTAACATGGATCTTTCCAGTCCAGAAGCTGCACCTATCATCCAGCGCTTACTTCATCAAGAAGGCGGCGTGGGTTATTCACCATTTGCTGCATCGCTCGTTTCAACGGCCCGTAATACGGTTAGTTCGCTTCAGTCACCTGTGACGAGGGCAATGCTTGCTTCCTGGGTCACTCACCTTGGCCGCACACCGGATGAGGTGGGAAGTGGAATTTGGGTGCCGCTCACCGTGATGGCATTGATGGGTGGCGGAATGCCAATACCGGAGGGCGGCAGCGAGAAGTTAGTTCAAGCATTAGCTCAGCTAATCATGGACCAAGGCGGGGAAATTCTTACAAAGAATCAGGTCGAGCGGATATTAGTGGAAAATGGTAGAGCAGTTGGCGTAAGGACCTCAAAGGGGAAAAAATACCGTGCCAAACACGCGGTCGTGGCCTCCACCACACCTGATCAGCTGTATCTCTCGCTTTTAGCCGATACCGAAATATCACCACCACTGCGCGCGCAAGCAAAACAGTATCGATACGGCAGAGGATGTGTGCAAATTCATTTAGCTCTGAGTGAGCCGCCAAACTGGCCGGACAAGCGGTTTAATCGTGTCGGTCAGCCACATCTAACAGATGGGCTAGATGGATTTACCCTTGCTATTGCCCAAGGCGCAGCTAATCTGCTTCCGTCAAATCCGACCTTTACCGTAGACTGTTCGACAAATCTTGATCCTACGCGGGCACCATCAGGAAAGGCCATCATGCGTATTCAAGTGCTGGAAGTACCTATAAGACCAAGCGGGGATGCGGCAAATCTCATCGATGTGGGAGATGGGACATGGTCTCATGAATTGACAGAGCGATTTACTGAACGCGTGCTTAACGTGGTCAGCAGGCATATACCAAACATCCCAAGTGCGATTATTGGAAAATACGTGGTCACACCAGACACAATTGCTAAGTATAACCCGAATGCTGGTCCGGGGGATCCGTACGGTGGTGCACATGATTTAGGCCAGAGTTATCTTTTGAGACCATTACCAGGGCAGCCGGGTCATCAGACAGCAATTCCTAATGTGTATATGCTCGGAGCCGCAACTTGGCCCGGACATGGGGTAAATGGTGGATCGGGGTATATAGTGGCTCAGAAACTATTAACACAATAA